A window of the Mesotoga prima MesG1.Ag.4.2 genome harbors these coding sequences:
- a CDS encoding regulatory protein RecX translates to MLSDPMKDAVRYIRYRMRSRKEIEDQLLKKGYSQEEVDEVIEKLEEQKLVDDRVFARLYVSDGLNVHHKGPFRIRQELFKLGILEEIISDSIEKELENCDLKEIAKIAIGSAERTDADKIRRKLYRKGFSSSLIDEVIDEIDEKS, encoded by the coding sequence GTGCTTTCCGATCCAATGAAGGATGCAGTTAGATACATAAGGTATAGGATGAGATCCAGAAAGGAGATAGAAGACCAACTACTGAAAAAGGGTTATTCTCAGGAAGAAGTCGATGAGGTCATTGAAAAACTTGAAGAGCAAAAGCTAGTAGACGACAGAGTCTTTGCCAGACTCTATGTAAGCGATGGACTGAACGTTCATCATAAGGGCCCATTCAGAATCAGACAGGAGCTTTTCAAACTGGGCATCTTGGAAGAGATTATCTCTGATTCAATTGAGAAGGAATTGGAAAACTGCGACTTGAAAGAGATTGCGAAAATTGCGATTGGTAGTGCAGAAAGGACAGATGCTGATAAAATACGAAGAAAACTTTATAGAAAAGGATTTTCGTCTTCGTTAATAGACGAAGTAATTGACGAAATTGATGAGAAATCATGA
- the tilS gene encoding tRNA lysidine(34) synthetase TilS, whose translation MDNFELEVLRFVKEWDLVREGQRILVAVSGGKDSMALLNVLNNLKSTLKIELFAANLNHGLREEGPQEEARMIEQFCEDRFIDFFHEKRDVREYMRTKKGESIESAAREVRYGFLRDVKSMIGADRIALGHNRDDLVENTLLRLVKGTGMKGVIGLRPSNGDLIRPLLFSDMQRIIDYVTINKVTFMEDETNAEDGFERNFLRLRVIPELRKINPALNKAIWRFFENIYDGYSLIDSRVETLMSRFGKADGIYFAKLSELREIEKPLILELVRKIVSMMSFDNYPPSRQRALAFFDLFSKDEGRWTVEFKENLKASRIGKYVFFYRGTLEFHGHEKSFIESIPFVCEAEGWQIKVESKAGISSENYGEFDGAFKSICSDSRIIFPLSIRGMNNKDKIIPFGMKREKKVVDILSDKGLKGFSSMIMVLENAFGEILWIPGVVTSELCRVGPSSRNNVVFSLERR comes from the coding sequence ATGGATAACTTCGAGTTAGAGGTTCTTCGATTTGTAAAAGAATGGGATCTCGTACGCGAAGGGCAGAGAATTCTTGTTGCCGTTTCCGGTGGAAAGGATTCAATGGCTCTCTTAAATGTTCTAAACAACTTGAAATCAACACTGAAGATAGAGCTCTTCGCGGCTAACCTAAACCATGGCCTTCGCGAAGAGGGACCCCAAGAAGAGGCAAGAATGATTGAGCAGTTCTGTGAAGATCGCTTTATAGATTTTTTCCATGAAAAGCGCGATGTGAGGGAATACATGAGAACGAAGAAGGGAGAATCAATTGAATCGGCTGCAAGGGAAGTAAGATACGGTTTTTTGAGAGACGTGAAGTCTATGATAGGAGCCGACCGCATTGCTCTTGGCCACAATCGAGATGATCTTGTGGAGAATACCTTATTGAGATTGGTGAAGGGGACAGGCATGAAAGGCGTAATTGGGTTGCGCCCATCGAACGGCGATTTGATAAGGCCACTGCTGTTCAGCGATATGCAACGTATTATAGATTATGTTACAATTAACAAGGTTACATTTATGGAGGATGAAACCAACGCTGAGGATGGTTTTGAGCGCAATTTCCTGCGTTTGCGGGTCATACCAGAACTAAGAAAGATAAACCCGGCGCTTAACAAAGCAATTTGGAGGTTCTTTGAAAATATCTATGATGGATACTCGTTAATTGATTCGAGGGTTGAAACGCTAATGTCTAGATTTGGGAAGGCAGATGGGATATATTTCGCTAAGCTCTCTGAACTGAGAGAGATAGAGAAACCTCTCATTCTTGAGCTGGTTAGAAAGATAGTGTCTATGATGAGTTTTGACAACTACCCTCCTTCTCGGCAGCGTGCGTTAGCCTTTTTTGATCTCTTCTCTAAAGACGAAGGTCGGTGGACAGTCGAGTTCAAAGAGAATTTGAAAGCTTCCAGGATTGGCAAATATGTGTTTTTTTACAGAGGAACCCTTGAGTTTCATGGGCATGAAAAAAGTTTTATAGAGTCCATTCCTTTTGTCTGTGAGGCTGAAGGCTGGCAAATTAAAGTCGAATCCAAGGCGGGAATTTCAAGTGAGAATTACGGTGAATTTGATGGTGCTTTCAAAAGTATATGTTCAGATTCCCGAATTATCTTTCCGTTGAGTATTAGAGGGATGAACAACAAGGATAAGATTATACCCTTTGGAATGAAGAGAGAGAAGAAAGTGGTAGATATTTTGTCAGACAAAGGTCTTAAGGGCTTCTCGAGTATGATAATGGTTCTTGAAAACGCTTTTGGAGAGATCCTCTGGATTCCAGGTGTTGTCACGAGCGAGTTGTGTAGAGTTGGCCCCTCCAGTCGTAACAATGTAGTTTTTAGCCTTGAAAGGAGGTAG
- the rny gene encoding ribonuclease Y: MMFLIGIIAGLAAGIALAYFIFTPSAVKKAKEELQLQLKSAKQDSESIIKRAQEEADHLKKKALIEGREELHRLREEQEKDFKRDREELKQWEDRISRREDNIDKKEEAIEKTRMQLDLERARVEEMKEEAEKKLFSLAELSMEEARNMVLKRAEEIYEHDLAQKLKELKDHYDEEGNRYAKWVIVNSVQRYAADYTGDVTVSAVSLPSDEMKGRIIGREGRNIRAFEKLTGSDLVIDDTPEVVVVSCFNPLRRAIAKMTLDRLVEDGRIHPARIEEMYEKSKKEIYNEIKEAGQEALMKVGIPSMHPELVKLLGRLKFRTSYGQNVLQHSIEVAHLAALMASELGLNVDKVKRGAILHDIGKAIDHEVEGSHAIIGGEIAKRYGEKSHVVNMIQYHHGETEALTPEAVLVAAADAVSASRPGARRESLDMYIKRLENLENIATGFKHIEKAYAIQAGREIRVIVEPEKVDDLLAEKMAIDIAKKIEEELEYPGVIKVTVIRERRSVSYAS, translated from the coding sequence ATGATGTTTTTGATTGGTATAATAGCCGGCCTCGCAGCAGGGATAGCGCTGGCTTATTTTATATTCACCCCCTCTGCCGTGAAGAAGGCGAAGGAGGAGCTGCAACTCCAGCTGAAATCGGCGAAGCAAGATTCAGAATCGATCATAAAAAGGGCTCAGGAAGAGGCAGATCATCTGAAGAAAAAGGCTCTCATTGAAGGGCGCGAAGAACTCCATCGACTTAGGGAAGAGCAGGAGAAGGACTTCAAGAGAGATCGAGAGGAACTGAAGCAATGGGAAGACAGGATTTCGAGAAGAGAAGACAACATCGACAAAAAGGAAGAAGCTATTGAAAAGACGAGAATGCAACTAGATTTAGAGCGCGCTCGGGTTGAAGAAATGAAAGAAGAAGCTGAAAAGAAGCTCTTCAGTTTGGCCGAGCTTTCGATGGAGGAAGCCAGGAATATGGTTCTGAAGAGAGCTGAAGAGATATATGAACATGATCTTGCCCAAAAGCTGAAGGAATTGAAAGATCACTACGATGAAGAGGGAAACCGTTACGCAAAATGGGTAATCGTGAATTCTGTGCAGCGTTACGCTGCAGACTACACAGGAGATGTGACGGTAAGCGCTGTTAGCCTCCCTTCAGATGAAATGAAAGGTAGGATTATTGGAAGAGAGGGTAGAAATATCAGGGCCTTCGAAAAGCTAACAGGTTCAGATCTTGTAATCGATGACACACCTGAAGTCGTAGTCGTATCTTGTTTCAATCCTCTGAGAAGAGCAATAGCCAAGATGACTCTAGATAGACTTGTGGAAGATGGCAGAATTCACCCGGCAAGAATCGAGGAAATGTACGAGAAATCCAAGAAAGAGATTTACAATGAAATAAAGGAAGCCGGTCAGGAAGCGTTAATGAAAGTGGGAATTCCTTCTATGCATCCGGAGCTTGTCAAACTTCTCGGTAGACTGAAGTTCAGGACCAGTTACGGGCAGAACGTCTTACAGCATTCGATCGAGGTAGCGCATTTGGCGGCGTTGATGGCCTCGGAACTTGGACTGAACGTCGATAAGGTGAAGAGAGGTGCAATTCTTCATGATATCGGGAAGGCGATTGATCACGAAGTTGAGGGATCCCACGCAATAATCGGCGGAGAAATCGCAAAGAGATACGGCGAAAAGAGTCACGTGGTGAATATGATTCAGTATCACCATGGTGAGACCGAAGCTTTAACTCCTGAGGCAGTTCTGGTAGCCGCGGCAGACGCAGTCTCGGCATCCAGGCCCGGAGCAAGAAGAGAGTCGCTAGATATGTACATAAAGAGGCTGGAGAATCTCGAAAATATTGCCACCGGGTTCAAACACATAGAGAAGGCTTACGCTATTCAAGCCGGGAGGGAAATTCGAGTCATCGTTGAACCTGAAAAGGTTGACGATCTTCTTGCTGAAAAGATGGCCATTGATATAGCAAAGAAGATTGAAGAAGAACTGGAATATCCCGGTGTTATAAAGGTTACTGTAATAAGAGAGCGAAGAAGCGTCTCTTATGCTTCCTGA
- the recA gene encoding recombinase RecA, whose product MLSKDKKNALERAIKDIEKQFGKGSVMLMGDKEEHKSIEVIPTGSLAVDIALTVGGYPRGRVVEIYGAESSGKTTIALHAIAEVQKRGGIAAFIDAEHALDIHYAQNLGVDVDNLLISQPDYGEQALDIVDGLIRSNAVDLIVVDSVAALVPRTEIEGAMGELQVGLQARLMSQALRKISGNVSKSKCIVIFINQTRMKIGVVYGNPETTTGGVALKFYSSVRLEIKRGSAIREGNTVLGNETTIKVVKNKVAPPFREAKVDIIYGQGIEHANELFNLALSENMIERKGAWYTYISEDNNEVSLGQGKSNGVEFMKENPELILEIENRLRAKYNLPLLEAKKEEKEEEG is encoded by the coding sequence ATGCTGTCTAAGGATAAGAAGAACGCACTTGAAAGGGCAATAAAGGACATTGAAAAACAGTTTGGTAAGGGTTCAGTAATGTTGATGGGTGATAAGGAAGAACACAAAAGCATAGAAGTTATCCCTACTGGATCGCTTGCAGTTGATATCGCTTTGACGGTTGGAGGATACCCGAGAGGTAGAGTTGTTGAGATCTATGGTGCGGAGTCAAGTGGCAAGACGACCATTGCCTTGCATGCTATTGCAGAAGTTCAGAAGCGCGGTGGAATAGCTGCTTTTATCGACGCCGAACATGCGCTGGATATTCACTATGCCCAGAACCTCGGCGTAGATGTTGACAATCTTCTTATTTCTCAGCCAGACTACGGGGAACAGGCCCTCGATATCGTCGATGGTCTTATAAGATCAAATGCCGTTGATCTAATTGTAGTAGATTCTGTCGCTGCCCTGGTCCCTAGAACTGAGATTGAGGGGGCTATGGGTGAACTTCAAGTCGGACTCCAAGCCCGTCTTATGTCTCAGGCATTGAGAAAGATTTCCGGAAATGTTAGTAAGTCCAAATGCATAGTCATTTTCATTAACCAGACGAGAATGAAAATTGGGGTAGTTTACGGGAACCCTGAAACCACCACTGGAGGAGTAGCTCTTAAGTTTTACTCTTCAGTAAGGCTTGAGATAAAAAGAGGGAGCGCGATAAGAGAAGGAAATACGGTCCTTGGAAACGAGACAACGATAAAAGTCGTGAAGAACAAAGTTGCGCCTCCATTCCGAGAAGCGAAGGTTGACATAATCTATGGACAGGGTATTGAACATGCAAACGAGCTCTTCAATCTTGCGCTCTCAGAAAACATGATAGAGAGGAAAGGCGCCTGGTATACCTACATCTCGGAAGATAATAATGAGGTAAGTCTTGGTCAGGGAAAGTCAAACGGTGTGGAATTCATGAAAGAGAATCCCGAATTGATTCTTGAAATAGAAAACAGGCTTAGAGCAAAATACAATTTGCCACTCTTAGAAGCTAAAAAAGAGGAGAAGGAAGAGGAAGGATAG